TTGCAGAAATGTCAAGACATCAAGAAAACATCCATAggtaaataaagtaaaaatggtTGAGAGGTGCTGAAGCAAAGCTAGGAGAGTAAACTAACCCGAGAGCCATCCGAACTTTAAGTTGGACTCCATTGCTAGAGTTGAGAAGGTAGACATCATTGAGAAGCACGCCGTAGGTTGAGTACTGAtctgcataattaatttcatagtcACATTGATCAGGGTGTTCACAGTTGTAGTCCTCAGTGGGCTGCAAGGATGCACAAAGGGGATCCCTGCAGGGAACAAAGTCATTGCTGGGCCTGTGGAGTGGATGGGGTGTCTGAAAAATAAGCGACAAGTTCAATTCAACTAAACAAAGATTACATGTATCTCTACCTACATTCATAAGCAAGGATGAGCTTTTCAATCTCTCAAGATTTGGCACTTCACATTGGTGATTAGCCTATTATTAAGATTCAAAAAGGAAATAACTTTAGGGggattttcttttcatatagGTAGTGAATATTACCTCAGAGCAATGGGTACAAGGGGCATCACATTGGAGCCATGTGAGATCACTACCCGTGTCCACGTCAAGAAAATAAGGCCTTGCTGGCTGACCAATATTGAGAGTAACATTATAGAACCTTCAaacattgaaaattgaaatcaaCAATGATCAATATCAGAATACCAATTTCCTTCACGCCATCAATATCTAAAGACGTTTCActttagaaaacaaattaaaaatgtgcACAAAAGATTACTTTTTGTTGGGAACAAATAACTAAAGTGGTTTTTTGCTATATTCTTATgcaaaagttttgaacaaagaGAACAACAAGCTATGTACCTACCCAACAGGATAAACGTTTCCATAAAGAGGGAACACAATAGAGGAGCCAGCAGGGTTCAATAGACTCGGCCATGATGAAATGGCTTCACCTGGGAGAATCGAGTTCCTTCCACTTTTGTGTTTGTTACCACCAGACCAAGCTGAACAATAAAACATGTTGAACAACACCATCACTGCAACCACCATCACAACTTTCCCcatcttcatcttttttttccccCTCAGTCTCTCTATCTATCCAACCAAACTCttctttcttataattttttatttattatttaaatgtatgaatgaatgaaagaaattgaagaGTGTAGGGGGTTgagtttaaataaaaatactttattcttGTTGAAAGAGTTGGTTTTGTTCGTGGAAATTGCTTTTGCTTCTCTAGTTGGTGTTAGTTTGTGGGAATATAAGTGACAACCTTGGATTGGGATTGGGATTGGGATTGGGATTAGGAAGGAACAGCCTCGGCATTGGAAGTGGGATTGCTTTTCATGCTTTGACTTCTGGTTCCTAAGATTATCACAATTCACAACCCTTTAGAGTAGATGAAAGAAATGGGAGTTCAGTGGATATGAAGATGAAGAGAAGGTGGAACTGGAAGCACTGTACAAGTGTGTTAGTTCAGCTTTTGAGACACTCTTCATTAGCTtcttggaaacttcttccttgCCTCCTTCCAACACTGCAACCAAAATACTGTTacgataaattaaattatagttttgaCACGTTTTTCTTGGATTGCAAGTtgttctttattatttattttatatgtactATCGTCAAATTTATGTGGTTTCATAATCACTACGCAAAAATAGAATACACCGCAAAATAAGCACTGTAAATTTTGTAGGCCCAAAGCGATGAGGTTGGGTCGAAGAGGAATTAGAAAATTACAAAtcgaatattttattaatgaatagttagttattgatttaatttgttacttttgaattttgactcaattcgatttattattttttgttgaggACATGTTTGgactaaaatttgtaaatttaagtttgtaaaatgaatttataaaagttttattttttctcaaattaagtTTATAGGTAAAATTTTACTCTCGAATGTATTTTAGAGGGGTAACCAAAtgaaatgttaaattaattttattctcaaaCGTATTTTTGAAATCGATTTAAGTTTTTGAAAATACTAACGGATAATCACCGTAAAAATTAGGAATATATTAAAAGGTAGTTGCCGACGGACAAAAAGTATGTTGCTCACTATTTTCATAAAGGTATAATTATAGAGGCAGAGATTAAcggttttcttattttatccaGAGCTGAGTTTCAGTGTATAATAAATTTCACCTCAATGTTTGAGCTGCTACGTATCATTTAAATTAAGAAGTGTTATGATTTGTTAAACCGACATGTATACAAGATTTGACAATTTAGTGTGTTGGATTTTATATTAgcacaaataacaaaaaaaaaaaactaatctatttataatatacaaAAGTTGAGTTCTTTTCTAAATTGAGTTATTTCATATATAGTTACCTTAGcgaaaatgataatatatgaaggaagaaaaatattattctattgAGTGATACTCACAATCTTATAAAATCATATACAGTCCATTTCAATACTCACCTCCAAATGCTCCAGTCTTTTGCATTCCCTCCTAAGTATCTACTCTTCATCTCAAGGTTTTTCACATATAACTTCGTCCTCTCCCAGATCGGCATAGAAGAATCTTTTGAAATTCGATTGCATCATTCATTTGCATCTCGCTTTCTTtagatttttgttaatattagaGATTCTACGTTTGCGATTATGATGATGATGCTATAACAGCAGTATTTCGTGAAGCATCTTCACATCAAAAATCGAATCACAGGATCGACAATCTCATATGACAACTGACGATAAACCTCAATCAGACGGCATGACAGAATCGTAGGATCTCCGATCACATATGACAACCGACAATAACCTCAATCAGACGAATTTGGAGTTGTGCGAGTCTCTACGCATCAAACCCTAAATCGCACAACACTCTATGAAACCTCAGTCAGACCCTCCGAATCGTGCGACACTTGATGAAAACTCGGCCAAACGAATTTGGGGATGTGCAAGCATCTTCACGTGAAACACCGAATCGGAAGACATTCCCTCAATCGCATATTGCATTGTATAGTGAAACCTCTCCACAATTGCATACTTCAAAGTTTTGGTCCTACACACAAGCAACAAGTGATTTGTATTAATCTTGTTAAACACCATCAACCAAACAAAAGACTTGACCTTGGAGGAACCTTTAGGGTTCCGAATGGGTTTGTCGAGGCTCAAAAGGAATCTTGAAAACTAGAAGTATATCTTAGAAACAGAAAAGAAGATATGCAAAAGAACTCTCCACAGAAATCCAAAGTCCAACTCTCCTATCATAAATGGCCGAGAGACATATACAATTAAGTTGGAACGAAGTGGATTCTAGTTCACAAGTTTCCCTAACATTCAAAGCTACACTGACATGAAAGTCCCAAATATAGAGATTGAATGACCCTAAATAGAATAAAAGCAGCTAATGGTGAGTTGAGAAAAGTAGACTAGAGAGATGAAACTGAAAAGGAAAGGCCTCTAAAGTAGAAACATTCCCCACCCAAATGTTCTCCCAAAACTTAATCCAGTACCATCATTCGAGCTGAAAGAAACTAGTTgcctaaataaaagaaatatgtcaCCTGGGAAACAATTTTTCAAGAACTAAAGTAAGTTGAAATAATGATTGTTGGGTTGGCATCACTTTAAGCTAAATTATACTTGCTAGTtacaatataaaacaaaaactgagaCCCATTTTATTAGATATATCTTCAGGACTTAATGTAATAAATATCTTATAGTAGCAACTAGCATCCACGAAAATGAATATACTTAATAGTTTACACCATAAACATAATCTGAtcattcaaatttaatataattaacaattTCTTCTTTCTAATTCTACTGCCCCAAATTGTAGTTTACCTTTCAATGTTATCAGTTATCACTGTATGCCTGTGAAGCACCAACCACAACCCCAAACAGTGGTGTCCCCATTTTTGACACGCCGACGACATGGACACACACTAGACACGCATTTGTCGTGtccaactttttttaaaaaaaaaaaaaacctttgacACGGTTCTGGACACGAGAAGCCAACAGGCACAACActgcttttgttttgtttttttttttcaaaatcatattttttaaaatcttaaaagataaaatattagattttaaattataatgaaagAAGACAAGTGAATGTAAAATTTGCAAACTTTTTTGGTGGAAGAGAAGACTTTGATGATATTGACTCTTTAAGGGATAAATGGTCTAATGGATGCAAAGTCTTGGTGACTAGTTTATGGTGCTCATGCACCAACACTTCAAAAGATTGCTCTTAAGTTACTAGGACAACCTTATTCATTATCATGTTATGAAAAAAACTAGAGTACTTactctttcattcattcaatcaaaagAAACAAGATGACAAATGATCTAGTATTTgttcataataattttctttcaataaatttcccacaatatcttaaaaaagaaactaaaatgtgGGACATTGCAGAATGTGTGTGTGAGTGTTGTGTTCCcgtgttttatgttttagaATTTGATCGTGTCGTGGTGTCAGGGTTGGAGTCCGTGCTTCATAGCTGTATGCACACATAAATGACATTCTCAATGATAAATCTTAAGGGTGTGCTAAGATGAAGGAAAAGGTTATGAGTAAAGCTAACCCTTCTTTGGGACTTTATCGAAgtgtggagaaaaatgaaggattatcATGTAATCCTCAAAACCCaattgaatatttgaattttggaaGACTTTAATCATCCAAATAAGGGAAAGGAAATTAGGAaacttattagttattacttAATCTGCTATTCTTTTTCCCTCcccctttattttctttttgatttcTGTCATTCTCTTCTCCTTCCAACTCccaaatataaactaaaaatctTCAAACTGCCCATGAAAAAGGACGAAGATGTGCTGACTAAACTGTTAAGGAGCAGACCACTAAGTTTTCCATCATCTAGAGGTTTCAGCTTCTGACCTATTACCTATATATTAAACTTGACTATATGACCTTTAAAACCATGACTTTCTCTTTACCACATCTCAGTAGCAGATAAGCGGTGGCATAAGACCCATATAGGCGATCATTATACAGAATGCCTGACTAAATTTCAACTCAGTGGTTAAACTAAAGTCCATTATTAATTTCCTGCcccttattattttcattattctttCCAGTTATTGACTTTCcaccatgtatttttttttactgaaaaataCTGGTAGAATATTGAATAAGGATGAAAGCAACTTCTTTAAGTAAAACCAGTATTTGGTCTAGCAGATGAAGAAACACCGTAGCAAGCAGGATCCTTGTACCCTTCACTGCCCACTTGGTTGCATGATTTTGTACGGGGGCAGCATCTTCAGTAACAATATTCAAAGGCTGATCAGAAACAATCTGTGAAACTGTGTCCACACTGCTAATGTTGTTATTGTGACTGTTATTATAAGGACAAAACCATAGTGCAATCTCACTTAGCCGTTGCCTCCGGATAGCAGTCACAACATCAGGATCCACACCAGCATTTGCCTGGACTTGTGCAGCACCAAGATCCCCACTAGCAGTTCTTTCCCTCAATACTTCATATTCCTTCTGATATGATTCTGGTTACGGATCGTTGGAAGGCGTCACTTCCAGCAATGAAGGATAATCCAAAGAAATACACCACAAGGATGATGGATAGTCTTGGGTAAGTCCAAACGGGTGGAATCTAGAGAATACTTTTACACTGCACAGATATTTTTCTGAATGCACTTTAATTCTTTTAGTGGTGCAGATGAAAAGACACAAGTCTGTCGGtcactaaaataatataaaattaaacaaaaataaaatgaaaaaaaaaatacaattttatttaattttaaaaacaaaaaaagagaagaaaagaaagtcaACAACAGCACTCTCCTTTCATGGGTCTTCAATAATAATGTCCTGAACTAGTTTTGGTTCAATGTCCTTCACCATATATGATACTTCAAGAATTGTTGTTACCACTTCTTATAGGATCTCCTCAGCCTTTTTGACTCTGGCTCTGGTCATAAGTCCTGTGTCAGTCCTTGAATTTCAATATCCTCTTCACCTTCAAAGCACCAAGAACCCTTATTAGAACGGCATAAGGGATTGATTGATGGGACGGAACCCACCCACAATTGTTTGATTTTacaaagggaaaaggaaaattccttaataatgatgatgaattAGAGTTATAAATAGAAAAGATCGCAGATTAAGGTTTATTTACGCGTCGCGACAATACATTTTCACCTCTCATACATATATCCCAATTTCGTCTTTCTATTCAATCCTTTTCCTTACACACTTCATAATGcatatatttctttcttcttttttgttttattttacttttcctATTTCTTTTCACTCCTCAAATCTTTCCTGACTTAAATTTCCCCCCATATACATGATAAAGAAAACGATCTTATATTACACCcactattattaataatattttgaacaacAGTGTAAACTTATAGTCGCGTCATTAAACTCATAGGTTAGTAATAGTATGGTTGACAATACTGTTCTTTTTTTAAACATTGTTACTGGATTAGTTAATATAATTGTTCTAACTTAAGAAGTAACCTAAAAGAAAATTAGGTtgaggaaaaattataaaatcaaaatgaattaaatataatagaACTTAAAGATTTGATTGGATTTGTTTGAATTTAAGGATATGATAAGGATGACTTTTTTTATGAGATATGATAAGGATGATCAACAAAATGAGAGAAGAatatgaaagaataaaaatatgataaattcttatcttttttccGTGTTTGATGTACAACTGAAAACCtaacatataattatataagttaTATGCAATCTTAATAAAAGaaggatattaattatttttcaacaaaaaaattatgatttaactaaaattgttaaaaattaggttttattccttaaaaaaattattcttgatattttaataagtttttaataatatcactttaaaataaaatgaattatcaattttatttataaaaaataaatatgaatatctGCATTATTTAGTGACCAAATAGTTcaattaaaagtaaaagtaaacaATGCAATAAGTAATTAATGAAAAGCCAGTAAAATAAAGTAATTGATgaacaaagattaaaaaattcaagtaAATTTGTGAggattaaaataatagaaaaaatagtaatttataagTAAAAACTAGTAGGAATAACTtctggaataaaataaaaattactaaaatgaaCTTATACACTTATCAAACTTATTTTAGTCAATCTTTGCTTTTAACCAAGTCGAACAAATTGTTACGTAGAATAACTTGCCAGATACACAATATATACAAGTACTTTTAAGttcttaaacaaaaaagaagcaattttttaagttttatttcatccaatttcTTCTTAAACTCCCACTATTGTAATAAActcttttattcaattattagcAAGAGATTAAGAATTAGTTAGATCAAAATATCATAGCTCAAAAATtctattaatttacaaaagtttACAGCAATTTGTATATTCTttttcctaataaaaaaaagttcacaTTTATTTACCATTAATAATTTAACCCCCAAATTACTAGAAAGGTCTATTATAATTATTGAGAGCTGATTGTGTTTTAGAGAAATGCTTGTGAGTTTTTCTGTCGGTGAATGCTCGTGGTCGTGGGTTTGACTTATATCCTAACTCCCGCAAGCTCATCTCTTTCttcaatcttttatttttccagtgtatgaaaaattataacatCGCTTTCCTTATTGCAATTGATCAATGTAACTGGACAATGTAACTGGATATTTGCTTACAAATTTAAATTCCCTTCTGGGTGGATTGAAAGATAAAGATTGGCATTGTCAAACATGGGAATGATCCAATCCAACTAAGCAGGCTTTTGATGGTCCAATATGAAATTACACATCGAGACCTGGTTTGTTTCATATGGACTAGGCTTTTCAaactaatcattttttttcttttttctaaaagcTGTGAATACATAGTatggtttgatttgatttgatccccccccaaaaaaaaaataccatgttcatgttctcttttttttcttcaacttgTTCTGATTGATTTGATTCCAATCCAAGTGCTGCTATCTTCAACTTGATGAATTGTGGCTTTTACCTTCACCAAAACCTTGATTGCATTTTCTTGCATCCATCTTCTTGCCCCACTCATGCAGCCTCAGGTGCAGCTCTGCAGCAGCAATCAAGAAATGAATGGCCTGTTTTGGAGTCAGAACATCAACAACATCCTTGAGTGTTATAAACCTTAGCTCATCAGCTTTCAGCAGAATCTTCTCCAAACCTTCCTCCTTAAGCACAAGAGTTGATTCAACCTTGTTCTCTATTTCCTTACTCTGATCAACCTCTCCTCTTTGATTGGCTCTAATCATCTCAGAAACCACATGAGACAACTCCACCATTGAGGCATCAGCCACTGTCTCCTGGTGCCTTGCCATCAAATCAGTGATCTCCCTCTCCTCCAAGATAGTCCTCCTTTGCATCTCATCAAGCTGAGCAAGTTGTGATGCTGATAGGTCCCCCAAATCATGTGTTCTTAGACCCTGGAGGACTTCATCGAGCCGGGCCTCGAATTGCAAGCCGGACTTTGAATATATCAAGTGAAATGCCATACTTGGTCTCCATCCACCAATCCAAAGAAAAGCCTCTTCCAAGGAACTCATCCATGTTGGGGACAGCATGGCCAATACATCTTGCTTTGCACACCTTGACTTGGCCTTGTAGTAGTACTCATAATGCTCAACCACCTTATCATTCAGTGCCTGAAGCTCCTCATCACTAATTAGCTGGGTTGATTCAGCAGCTAAAAGGTCCTTCAGATGTTGTTTTTGCTCAGAAATCCAGCACTCAAAAAACTTGTGAAAGCTCTCACTTTCACCACTAAGGTTATCTTTCTCTGTGGTGTGGTTGCAATTGCAAGGAACCACCGACATGGCTGAGAATTGAAGTAGAAGAATGCACCAGCACAACACAAGTACTACACAAGTAACATAACCCTCCTAATAGAAAATGAAGTGGTTTTTATAGCGGGGAAAAACATGCACTTGCAAGTGGGCGTATGGAGGCCTTCAGTTTTAGGGAATTGTGTATGTCATTGGATGATGGGATTGGCATTAGATTCGCTGTAAATGCTGCTGCTGCTATGTAATGTAGTGAAAGAGATTTAACTAGATGTGTGTGTGCAATGCGTGTGTGAAGGCCATTTGAGGAAACGaacattatattatatgatataataatGGTGGATAAGATCATGCAtgagactaaataaataaataaatggcagAAGCAGAACTAGATAGAAGCTGTTTATTGCAGGATGCCTTGCTTCCCTaaaggaaaacaacaaaaagctTGTTTGAAGTGTTGCATGGCAGGTATAATCTGTGGGCTATATAATAATATGGTTATATACTTGTTGTATCATATCTCAAGTCTCAACTGAATATTTAATGCGTTCcacttgaaaaattcttgtaagccaagtcttttattttaaaaaattaggaattaaaagaaaaagcttttttttcaatattcttTTAAACATCAATTAGATAAGCCATCTGGtatctgttttaaaatttctagCCATGTGCCCAAATACgtcatccttttttttatttgttatagtTTTCTGTTGCAGTTGTATATTACCCACGTCAAGTTGGAATATCTTTCCGGAATATAATTGCTAGCTACAGTTTGCAGCTCAAAACACCCACTCatctaggtttttttttttattccatctaatcaaattagattttttaaagattttgtgtttctttattgaatttattttattcttccttTTCACCACGAAAATCGATATcacttcttttttataaaaaaaaaaactactcatATTATAAATGGATTTGCCATCTTGTATGACTTAGCACATATTAAATTCTATTAATAACATGAACAGTGCTATGTAGCACGACAGATTTAGCGCACAAAAGGCACCAACTCTTAAATGGATGGCTgtcattttttaagtaattatcaattagcagttaaaaaaattataaaatgatttcTTTAATATAATACAGTTCGGGCTAATTGTATGAAAACTATTTTCGTGCTAATTAGCAATTCCGTAATAATATTGGTCTTAAATTTGAGTTCTCAATATTTTTAGTtgtattaaattcttaaatgaAGAGTTTGTCATCAATAGTCTATCAAATTAACATcttccaataaaaataaaaataaacataatctcTGAcgaaaattaataaagttattctTTTGTCAACTTGAAAATAACactttaatgttttatattttgtaaatcaTTTCTAAAACGATCAAAATGAATctttttgaaagataaaaaatcaaaagaaaaaaattatattaagataaaaaatcaaaaatatattttaaattatttttatttaagattaaataatcatttttaatgtGAAAACCTAACCCTAAATCAGATCACAAGCTGTGGGAGCATTTAGAGGGAAAGGGGTGTGGGCTGGCCGCAACAACAAAGCCATCCATGATTTTGTATGTTTTATGGAACCTGAGTGTAGGAGAATGTGGTTTATAAAGGAAGAAAGGGGACCACAACTATTGTGTGTTTCGTGAGGGTGAAGAGTGCTTTAGTGTGTTACGGAGTTTATTTGAAGGGTCCGAAATTCGAATGCGCAGTGTGTTTATGAGAAAAGTGATAAACCTTTTAAGTTATACACAGTTCATTCTTTTAGTGTTTGAATACCAGTTAAACAGAACTAATTGTTTCAAAGGATCTTTTGAAGTTGTATAATCCAAATCTTCTTAACtttaactcattttttaaaaatcatttttttgtattaatttatacAATCTCATTATTTTAAGTTATATAATCCCATCATTTGTAAGATGAGATTTCAATCATTGCATATATTTTCTCTGTAGCACCAAAAGAATATACATTTTCTGTAGTTTTATTTCTACactttaattaaaacaat
This genomic interval from Glycine max cultivar Williams 82 chromosome 5, Glycine_max_v4.0, whole genome shotgun sequence contains the following:
- the LOC100784399 gene encoding protein DOG1-like 4, producing the protein MSVVPCNCNHTTEKDNLSGESESFHKFFECWISEQKQHLKDLLAAESTQLISDEELQALNDKVVEHYEYYYKAKSRCAKQDVLAMLSPTWMSSLEEAFLWIGGWRPSMAFHLIYSKSGLQFEARLDEVLQGLRTHDLGDLSASQLAQLDEMQRRTILEEREITDLMARHQETVADASMVELSHVVSEMIRANQRGEVDQSKEIENKVESTLVLKEEGLEKILLKADELRFITLKDVVDVLTPKQAIHFLIAAAELHLRLHEWGKKMDARKCNQGFGEGKSHNSSS